From a single Mesorhizobium shangrilense genomic region:
- a CDS encoding fumarylacetoacetate hydrolase family protein, giving the protein MKFLTYRLNEKFGVGILHGTEQFFDLGQDPSLPTDMIALIAGGDQTLSRVRKVVTQAGADSLQALSSIEIVAPIPRPSKNVFCVGRNYRGHIIEGARARGIEVNFPAVPEFFTKPVTSIVGPEAGIRRYQSLTSQLDYEVELAVVIGRKTRDVSVEQALSSVWGYTIINEISARDLQRAHGQWFKGKGLDTFCPMGPWIVTADEFGNPEGHRLSLTVNGGVRQASTTTDLLFSVAEIISHLSAGLTLEPGDIIATGTPSGVALGMSPQAWLEIDDVVAAEIDGIGVLRNRVIP; this is encoded by the coding sequence ATGAAATTTCTGACCTATCGTCTCAATGAGAAATTCGGCGTTGGGATCTTACACGGCACAGAGCAATTTTTTGACCTTGGCCAAGACCCGTCGCTTCCAACCGACATGATAGCATTGATCGCCGGAGGCGATCAGACTTTGAGCCGGGTGCGCAAAGTTGTTACTCAAGCAGGCGCCGATAGCCTGCAAGCGTTAAGCTCTATCGAGATAGTGGCGCCGATTCCGCGACCAAGCAAGAACGTATTCTGCGTCGGACGTAACTATCGAGGTCACATCATTGAAGGAGCGCGAGCGCGGGGAATAGAAGTTAATTTTCCGGCAGTTCCAGAATTTTTCACCAAGCCCGTTACCTCGATAGTTGGACCGGAAGCCGGAATACGTCGATATCAAAGTTTGACGAGCCAGCTGGACTACGAGGTCGAACTCGCGGTGGTAATCGGCCGAAAAACGCGGGATGTATCGGTAGAACAAGCGCTTAGTTCCGTTTGGGGTTACACGATCATCAATGAGATCTCTGCGCGAGACTTGCAACGTGCACATGGCCAGTGGTTCAAAGGTAAGGGGCTCGATACCTTCTGCCCGATGGGGCCATGGATCGTAACTGCGGACGAATTCGGCAATCCAGAAGGGCATCGGTTGTCGTTGACCGTCAACGGTGGGGTCCGGCAGGCCTCGACAACGACAGACCTATTATTTTCCGTCGCAGAAATCATTTCCCATTTGTCGGCTGGTCTTACGCTCGAGCCAGGAGATATCATTGCTACAGGGACGCCAAGCGGCGTTGCGCTCGGCATGTCGCCACAAGCCTGGCTGGAGATCGATGATGTTGTTGCTGCCGAGATCGATGGCATCGGCGTATTGCGCAATCGAGTTATTCCCTAA
- a CDS encoding GntR family transcriptional regulator, producing the protein MKKYDAIAVELEQKIKSGALRASERLRSQSDLATEYGVSVGTVQKSLKILENNGLIMSVHGSGTYVTTGSPESEEVVNFRFIDENKRVLPVFLKVEEINVINEDGPWRQHLGEGETIEIRRIANIDLQFSALNTIYLVRRDFDMLLSLPLYRLDGHELTMLIDRQNMESDHFVYQLKGGVLSDRTCIINHLDVKSQGLHWEIFAYTAANQPNWYQRIELPLTGYSLEIFASGRKHIKQQMLDTARRQPMRQKREVTKKTSREDRALLQEPK; encoded by the coding sequence GTGAAAAAATACGACGCTATCGCTGTCGAACTTGAACAGAAAATCAAGTCGGGAGCATTGCGAGCAAGTGAACGGTTGCGTTCTCAAAGCGACCTCGCGACCGAATACGGGGTGAGTGTAGGCACTGTCCAAAAGAGCCTCAAAATTTTGGAAAATAACGGGCTCATTATGAGCGTGCACGGAAGCGGGACCTACGTCACCACGGGCTCACCGGAGAGCGAGGAAGTAGTTAATTTCCGGTTTATCGATGAAAACAAGCGTGTGCTTCCGGTGTTTCTGAAGGTGGAAGAGATAAACGTTATCAATGAAGATGGTCCGTGGCGTCAACATCTCGGAGAAGGCGAAACCATCGAGATACGACGTATTGCCAATATTGACCTTCAATTTAGTGCTCTAAATACTATTTACTTAGTGAGAAGAGATTTTGATATGTTATTGTCTTTACCGTTGTACCGCTTGGACGGCCACGAGTTGACGATGCTGATTGATCGACAAAACATGGAAAGCGACCATTTCGTGTACCAATTGAAAGGTGGTGTATTAAGCGATCGGACATGTATCATAAATCATCTGGATGTAAAAAGTCAGGGACTTCATTGGGAGATATTCGCTTACACGGCGGCAAATCAACCAAATTGGTATCAGAGAATTGAGTTACCTTTAACGGGCTATAGCCTAGAAATCTTTGCTTCTGGACGAAAGCATATCAAGCAACAGATGCTCGACACAGCACGAAGACAGCCAATGAGGCAAAAGCGCGAGGTTACGAAAAAGACCAGCCGCGAAGACCGGGCTTTATTGCAAGAACCCAAGTAA
- a CDS encoding RidA family protein: MQDLTKLTEITESGYRIDAEARLKDLGIVLLPVPAPVSNYRPYITSGKLVFLSGQGPRKPEGGVYTGKVGQDVSPEEAYEHARLICTGLLAAVRQAAGGSLNNVKQAVKLLGMVNVGPGFYDTARVINGCSDLLVEVFGENGPHARSAIGMASLPQNMSVEIEAIFELY, translated from the coding sequence ATGCAGGATCTAACAAAGCTTACAGAAATCACCGAATCTGGCTACCGCATTGACGCGGAGGCGCGTCTGAAGGATTTGGGTATTGTTTTGCTGCCGGTCCCCGCTCCAGTATCAAACTATCGTCCATATATCACGTCGGGGAAGCTTGTGTTTCTGTCGGGACAGGGTCCGAGGAAACCGGAGGGTGGCGTTTACACTGGAAAAGTTGGCCAAGACGTGTCGCCGGAAGAGGCTTATGAGCACGCTCGCCTGATCTGCACCGGGTTGCTCGCGGCGGTGCGCCAGGCCGCCGGCGGAAGCCTAAACAACGTCAAGCAAGCGGTAAAACTCTTGGGCATGGTCAACGTTGGCCCCGGTTTTTACGACACCGCACGCGTAATCAATGGATGTTCCGATCTGCTTGTTGAAGTTTTTGGTGAGAACGGCCCTCATGCTCGGTCCGCGATCGGTATGGCAAGTCTCCCGCAGAACATGTCCGTTGAGATCGAAGCGATTTTCGAACTCTATTGA
- a CDS encoding flavin-containing monooxygenase: MAGSNPSPSTQLNLPDLLAEADIKTLLMVLVTFDHDERILDECQPYITGAWDYMENIPSYLREKIITRLADLLSDINAGKRPRTATPTAELLEKMMSTFVGQPIPSEYIPLTTQQFSFPLIPEARGKHSGIASRATKSDFKVVIIGAGMSGICAAIKLKEADIPFIIFEKNDAVGGTWYENTYPGAGVDTPNHIYSFSFEPNHDWSEYFAKRDEIFKYFEAVSEKYGLYQSIRFGANVTDAVYDDEHASWKVTAEFSDGTREVVEANAVLFGVGLLNRPSVPNLQGLEKFEGPVLHTAQWDSSVKWKGKRVGMIGTGASGMQVGPTIAPEVEHLTIFQRSPHWVTYNPNYHRRVTPGKEWALKNIPYYADWYRFQLFWATADSLHASLHVDPTWPYLDRSLNETNEKMRQALIASVESQIGDDPELLAKVIPTYPPYGKRMLRDNHWYRTLKRENVSLVTERIAELQAGAVITSDSQKHDIEVLVLATGFSVGQVLGPINVHGAHGIDLRSIWGEDDPRAYLGITVPNFPNLFIMAGPNTSPAHGGSAIFNAECQVNYIVQALQILATGEYSAVDVRKDVHDAYNERVDAQNAKMVWTHQGVNSWYKNRHGRVFASIPWRMVDYWSWTRKFEPGEYNLR; encoded by the coding sequence ATGGCTGGGTCTAACCCATCACCGTCGACACAACTCAATCTGCCGGATCTCCTAGCTGAAGCGGACATCAAAACCTTGCTGATGGTTCTCGTAACATTCGATCATGACGAGCGCATCCTCGACGAATGCCAGCCCTACATAACCGGTGCCTGGGACTACATGGAGAACATACCGAGCTATCTGCGAGAAAAGATTATTACGAGGCTTGCTGATCTGCTTTCGGACATTAATGCCGGTAAAAGGCCAAGGACTGCCACCCCAACCGCGGAGTTGCTTGAAAAGATGATGTCGACGTTCGTTGGGCAACCCATCCCATCCGAATACATCCCGCTCACGACGCAACAATTTTCGTTCCCTCTCATCCCTGAAGCACGGGGGAAGCATAGCGGTATCGCTTCTCGCGCGACCAAATCCGACTTCAAGGTCGTGATCATCGGTGCGGGGATGTCGGGGATATGCGCGGCGATCAAGCTGAAGGAAGCTGATATACCGTTTATCATCTTTGAAAAGAACGATGCGGTTGGTGGAACGTGGTACGAAAATACCTATCCAGGCGCCGGCGTGGATACACCCAACCATATTTATTCGTTCAGTTTCGAACCTAACCACGACTGGTCGGAATATTTCGCGAAACGAGATGAGATCTTCAAATATTTCGAGGCTGTATCAGAGAAATATGGGCTTTACCAATCAATCCGGTTTGGCGCCAACGTGACAGACGCCGTCTACGATGACGAGCATGCCTCCTGGAAAGTGACTGCGGAGTTCAGCGACGGAACGCGCGAAGTCGTAGAAGCAAATGCCGTTTTATTCGGCGTCGGGCTTCTGAACCGACCGTCCGTGCCGAATCTGCAAGGCCTTGAGAAGTTTGAAGGGCCGGTACTGCACACCGCTCAGTGGGATAGCAGCGTCAAGTGGAAAGGCAAACGGGTCGGTATGATCGGAACCGGTGCCAGCGGTATGCAGGTTGGCCCAACTATCGCTCCTGAAGTTGAGCATCTTACAATTTTTCAACGTTCACCTCATTGGGTAACGTACAATCCAAATTACCATCGGCGTGTTACACCGGGGAAAGAGTGGGCGTTGAAAAACATCCCTTACTACGCGGACTGGTACCGATTTCAGCTGTTCTGGGCCACCGCCGACAGTTTGCATGCATCGCTGCACGTCGACCCAACTTGGCCGTACCTTGATCGATCGTTGAATGAAACCAATGAAAAGATGCGCCAGGCACTAATTGCCTCAGTGGAGAGTCAAATCGGCGATGATCCAGAATTGCTGGCGAAAGTCATTCCGACTTATCCACCGTATGGTAAGAGGATGCTACGGGACAATCATTGGTACCGTACGCTAAAACGCGAAAATGTTTCACTTGTTACGGAGCGTATTGCGGAGCTCCAAGCGGGAGCAGTAATCACATCTGATAGCCAGAAACATGACATCGAAGTTCTTGTGCTGGCAACCGGATTCAGCGTCGGACAGGTGCTTGGGCCGATCAACGTCCACGGGGCACATGGCATTGATCTCAGATCAATTTGGGGCGAGGACGATCCAAGGGCGTATCTTGGAATTACCGTTCCAAATTTTCCGAACCTTTTTATCATGGCTGGACCGAACACTAGTCCGGCGCACGGTGGAAGCGCGATTTTTAACGCAGAATGCCAGGTTAACTATATCGTTCAGGCTTTGCAGATCTTGGCCACTGGAGAGTACAGCGCGGTTGATGTCCGAAAAGATGTGCATGACGCCTATAACGAACGGGTAGATGCTCAAAACGCCAAAATGGTGTGGACGCACCAGGGCGTGAACAGCTGGTACAAAAATAGGCACGGCCGCGTGTTTGCATCCATTCCGTGGCGAATGGTCGATTATTGGAGTTGGACGAGGAAATTTGAACCAGGCGAATACAACTTGCGATAG
- a CDS encoding 4-carboxy-4-hydroxy-2-oxoadipate aldolase/oxaloacetate decarboxylase — MGVVIRNVPRPDATLVRQLATFGTATVHEAQGRSGMLFSYLRPIFSGSRIAGPAVTVDVPPGDNWMIHVAVEQCRQGDVLVVRPSAPCDAGYVGDLLATSLIARGVAGLVIDAGCRDVAEISEIGFPIWSKAVSAQGTVKETLGSVNVPIVCAGAYVRPGDVIVADDDGVVVVAQTRIAKTVESSRVRVEKEAKSRVRLQAGELGLDMYGMRQKLAEMGLVYRDYDPGKDGL; from the coding sequence ATGGGTGTCGTAATACGGAACGTGCCGCGACCTGATGCCACCTTGGTGCGCCAGCTCGCAACGTTTGGAACCGCGACGGTGCATGAAGCTCAGGGACGGTCCGGCATGTTGTTCTCCTACTTGCGGCCGATCTTCAGCGGAAGTCGCATTGCTGGCCCCGCGGTGACCGTCGATGTGCCTCCAGGTGACAACTGGATGATCCACGTTGCGGTAGAACAATGCAGACAGGGCGACGTCCTTGTCGTGCGGCCGTCGGCACCATGCGATGCCGGCTACGTCGGCGATCTCCTGGCAACGTCGCTAATCGCTAGAGGCGTCGCCGGTCTCGTCATTGATGCGGGCTGCCGTGATGTTGCTGAGATCAGCGAGATTGGCTTCCCGATTTGGTCTAAAGCTGTATCAGCACAAGGCACGGTTAAGGAGACTTTGGGCTCCGTCAACGTACCAATCGTGTGCGCAGGCGCATATGTGCGCCCAGGCGATGTGATCGTTGCCGATGACGATGGGGTCGTGGTTGTCGCCCAGACGAGAATAGCAAAGACCGTCGAAAGCTCCAGAGTCCGCGTTGAGAAGGAAGCTAAGTCGCGGGTCCGGCTTCAGGCAGGAGAACTTGGTCTGGATATGTATGGCATGCGGCAGAAGCTCGCCGAAATGGGTCTCGTCTATCGTGATTACGATCCTGGGAAGGATGGACTTTGA
- a CDS encoding flavin reductase: MNAIDEPLLEQGSPKDDPRAFRRALGHFSTGVTIITAEADGVKAGLTVNSFSSVSLDPPLILWSVNKSSTSWPIFDAANAFAVNVLAAEQSFLASQFARSGGDKFQNVEWRPGNTGAPLLANVAAQFECLRHVEYDGGDHLIVVGEVAHFSRFERRPLVFAQGRFSLAIDHPETARLVSPGQLGIKPTFLALLRRAFLQRGHELREEAQSVGFTENESRLVYYLELNPGLDIETAARISLLDTVSATEAAEALRERGWVSQSSGGVLALTELGRENFARLQDLTVHAEKVKLGRFSDGEIEKARQVIASLATI, encoded by the coding sequence ATGAATGCCATTGACGAGCCGCTTCTCGAGCAGGGGTCTCCCAAGGATGATCCAAGGGCGTTCAGGCGCGCACTAGGCCACTTTTCTACAGGTGTGACGATTATTACGGCTGAAGCCGACGGCGTCAAAGCCGGGTTGACGGTGAACTCATTCAGCTCGGTTTCACTTGACCCACCGCTTATCCTTTGGTCGGTCAACAAGTCCTCGACAAGCTGGCCAATTTTTGACGCAGCGAATGCTTTTGCGGTCAATGTCCTTGCTGCAGAGCAGAGTTTCCTTGCTTCTCAGTTTGCACGGTCAGGAGGAGACAAATTTCAAAACGTTGAATGGCGTCCCGGCAACACAGGCGCTCCGCTGTTGGCAAACGTTGCAGCTCAATTCGAGTGCCTTCGGCACGTTGAATATGATGGTGGCGATCACCTTATCGTAGTTGGCGAGGTCGCGCACTTTTCTCGGTTCGAGCGTCGACCACTGGTCTTTGCGCAAGGTCGGTTCAGTCTTGCAATAGACCACCCTGAAACGGCACGCCTTGTGAGCCCTGGACAATTGGGCATTAAGCCAACTTTTCTCGCTCTTCTTCGCCGTGCTTTTCTTCAGCGGGGGCATGAGTTACGGGAAGAGGCTCAAAGTGTCGGTTTCACGGAGAACGAAAGCCGGCTTGTTTACTATCTAGAGCTCAATCCCGGCCTTGATATTGAGACGGCGGCGCGGATTTCCTTACTCGACACCGTTTCCGCCACTGAGGCTGCTGAGGCACTCAGAGAGCGAGGCTGGGTGTCGCAGTCGAGTGGGGGGGTACTTGCGCTGACCGAGTTGGGACGTGAAAACTTCGCGCGACTGCAGGACCTGACGGTACACGCGGAGAAGGTCAAGCTCGGTCGATTCTCCGACGGAGAGATTGAGAAGGCTCGGCAGGTCATCGCGAGCTTAGCAACGATCTAA
- a CDS encoding MFS transporter, translating into MASARNFSLPSQNTVVLAIGQALFTAAISVDLTLTGLTGYQLAPDKALATLPFALIAVAGAVVTLLASYLIERLGRQVSFVIGSTACAIGGAISVWSVLHGNFWTFCLGTAGVGIFQAFAGYYRLAAADAVSQESKAKAISFVLAGGVAAAFLGPLFAAWTKDVLPAMFAGSYLLVCALGVASAFLFALVFRDRGNDMSHMQDNEGQPRPLGVVFRQPISWAALANNVVGGAVMMLLMTAAPLAAVMSGHTIDDGAGMIQWHLVGMYAPSLFAGALIKRFGLARILMAGMALIAACTIIALSSLEVPAFYLALLCLGVGWNFMFVGGTTLLARSYLPVERAKIQGIAEMLRAGVTALTSLAAGPLLQWLGWKELNLLCLPLIVIAAVMTLHWIRSEKRAPRAMPAFS; encoded by the coding sequence CGATTGGTCAGGCGCTTTTCACAGCTGCCATCTCGGTCGATCTTACGTTAACCGGACTGACGGGGTATCAGCTTGCCCCGGATAAAGCTCTTGCAACTCTTCCCTTTGCGCTCATTGCAGTTGCGGGAGCGGTTGTTACGCTGCTTGCATCATATCTAATCGAGCGTCTTGGGCGCCAAGTGTCCTTCGTCATCGGATCGACTGCATGCGCGATCGGAGGAGCAATATCCGTCTGGTCCGTGCTGCACGGTAATTTTTGGACGTTTTGCCTCGGTACTGCGGGAGTCGGCATTTTTCAGGCGTTCGCGGGGTATTATCGGCTCGCCGCAGCAGATGCTGTTTCGCAGGAAAGCAAAGCCAAAGCAATCTCCTTCGTTTTGGCTGGCGGCGTCGCGGCTGCATTCTTGGGGCCGCTCTTTGCGGCTTGGACCAAAGACGTTTTACCCGCGATGTTTGCGGGATCTTACCTGCTGGTCTGTGCGCTCGGGGTGGCTTCGGCATTTTTGTTCGCGCTGGTCTTCCGAGATCGCGGCAACGATATGTCCCATATGCAGGATAATGAGGGCCAACCAAGGCCACTGGGTGTTGTCTTTAGGCAGCCGATCTCCTGGGCGGCTCTTGCTAACAACGTCGTGGGTGGCGCCGTTATGATGCTACTCATGACGGCTGCGCCGCTCGCGGCCGTTATGTCTGGGCATACCATTGACGATGGCGCTGGCATGATCCAATGGCATCTCGTCGGGATGTATGCACCTTCGCTTTTTGCGGGAGCGCTGATCAAGCGGTTTGGGCTGGCTCGTATTTTGATGGCAGGGATGGCCCTGATAGCCGCTTGCACGATCATTGCATTGAGTTCGCTCGAGGTTCCGGCGTTTTACCTGGCGTTACTTTGCCTTGGCGTCGGCTGGAATTTCATGTTTGTGGGCGGCACAACCCTGTTGGCGCGCTCCTATCTGCCTGTCGAGCGAGCCAAGATCCAGGGCATCGCGGAAATGCTCCGCGCGGGTGTCACGGCCCTTACATCTCTTGCGGCTGGCCCGTTGCTTCAATGGCTAGGCTGGAAAGAGCTTAATCTGTTGTGCCTTCCATTGATCGTCATCGCCGCCGTCATGACCCTGCACTGGATCAGAAGCGAAAAGCGGGCACCTCGCGCCATGCCCGCCTTCAGTTGA